Within Schaalia sp. HMT-172, the genomic segment CGTCACGGACAGCCTTTCGCGCAGCACTACCCACAGCCTCGTCTGTGGGCGATGCTGCCACATCGAAGGCGATGGGAATAGTGAGATCAGCCTTGTACAGGTCAGCAATGTCGTACACGAACGAACGGTAGGTCCCGTTGTGTATGAACCCCAGCCCCGGGCTACACCCCAGCGCAACAATCACAGCATGAACAACCCCGTATATCGCATAGTTTGCCGCAGACAACGCCTGGTTCACGACCGACCCGTCCTCGAAGTTGTCCGGGTCGTACTCGCGTCTATCCCAGGGCACACCCGTGCGCTGGGAGTGTTCACGGTACAGGCGGCGCACGCGGGCACCCTCGCGTCCGCGCAACTGCTGAAGACTCAGCTTCGACACGTCCTCGCCCGCAAAACGCATCAAGTACATATTGCGAGCAACGGTCAGCCGCATCGACGGATCGCTCACTGCGCGAGCCTGCGCCTCCAGCAACCGTGAGGAGCGCGAGGGCGGGGTGCCGTGCGCGTAGTACCGCACCCCGTTCTCACCCACCCACACGATGGTCGATCCACTCTCTGACAGCACCGATACCGCCGAGTGCGTGATCCGCACCCCGGGTCCCAGCAACAGCACCGACAACGCCGCTGCTGGGACGTGGGCGATTCCGTGCCCGTCGGCCACGGTGATCGCGTTCGAGTCCCGGTTAATCGTGCACCGCTCGACATACAGGAATGTCAAACGGTCCCGAACGCGCACCAAGTCCTTCGGGTCAGGGGGCCTCGCCCCGGGGATCGGTCTCATGACCGGGCGAGTGTCAGCAGTCCGCAGCCGTACGCTTTCCCTCGTCCTATCCCATGGACGAGGCCGTGGCGCAGTGCATCCGGATCCGTTACCTCGAGCACGCCCTCGAAAGTCGCGACAGCGAGCGTCACTCGCGCGCCCTGCCGCTTGAACTCGGCAATGCTACGTTCAACCCCATTAATCAAGAGGTTCGCCCCGTCGACGCGGCGACCATCCCGATCCTCTAGGACGGGCAGATCCCCACCGTACTCGGCAGAAGTCAACACACGGAATCCGAGTCGCTCAGAGCGATCCAGCACCCACTGCGTCTGCTGATCCTGGGTCACGTGAGCGAGGACCCTCTTGCGTCCCCGCGCATTGACCTGACTCGCCTCACGGAACGTCGGATTCACACAGAGACGGAACCCCCACCTCTGGCCGGCCTCAAGCCGATCGAGGAAATCACCCATGTCGCGGACGAGCACTCCACCATCGGTTGAGTATCCGGCTTCCTCGACGATGTGCGAGGGATCCGGGGGAACCGGGCTCGAGATGAAGAGCGCACACGAGGGGCTCCCCTGCCGAGAAGGACCACTTCTCGCGAATGGAGGACGATCCAGGCGCCACAGCACGCGAGGCATCCCAGCACCCTCCAAGGCGCCCGGCGGGAAACAATTCATGACGGCCGCATGCAGAACCTGACGGCTCCGCATGAGCTGCCGAGCACCCCTGCGGTGCGGGTTGAGGTAGATGCGTGTCAGATACATCAGAGCACCTCCATCGGGTCATGGACGAGGCCGGGGCCGGCGTTCGGCCGCGCCTCCACGTACTGCGGGTTTTCCAGATCGACGCGCGCCTCCTCGACAGTTCGCAGAGTGTAGGTACGGCGTTCGGAGTCAAAGCTGATCGGCACGTCCTGGATGGTGTGCTCGAACGAGACACCCACGTCGGAAGGGATAATCCCCTGATCGGCAACGACGCGGACGGACACGTACTGCTCGTAGCGCTGCTTCTTTTGGTAGTACGCCGAGGCCATCCACGGTGTTTCCCGCACGGCTTCCCATGCCTCCCCTCGACGCACGGCGAGGCGCAAGGGCATGGTTGGCGGACACGAGCGACGACCGAGGTACAGAGGGAACACCGGTCGGAGGATCGCCTGCGACAACCCCTCGATCACGTCATCCGGTCCCTCAACGAAGGCGCCGAACGTCGCATCCGCCCAATAGAAGCGGTCGGAAAGAGGCATCGATGTATCACCCCGATGCGCCGTATGAAAGTCGCGGAGCAACTGCCCCGGCTGGTCGACCCGCACGGCGAAACGAAGCTCGGCCAGGTCCTCGATCGGATCGCTGCGCCTGCGTCCCTGCGCCGCCGCGAGCAGACCAACCAGCGCGCTTTTCGTGGGAAAAGCCTCCGTCGACCTGCGCGTGAATCGACTGGATGAGCCCCACGACTGCATGGGGCCAGCCAGTCGCAAGACGAGTACCGAACTCATCGCTCGCCTCGCACAGCGTCCACCGTCGCGCTGCCCAGATCGACCAGGCGAACCTGGGCACCCAGTGCGGAGAAGGCCTCGCCCCGAGGCGTGGTCCACGTGGCGAGAGAGGCGACGGGCTCAAGACCGGTGAGGTCGCGCAGCTTGGACTCGAACTCGACGAAACGCTTGACGGCAGGCTCGGCGAAACCGCGCTGCCCCGCGACGATCGGGTCTTCGAAGGCGCCCGCCATGTTGATCGGCTGATCGTTGCGCACCTGAACCAGGACAGCGTCCGGCAAAGTACGGTTCGCGAACGTCGTAATCTTTCCTGTCGGCATCGACCGAACAAAACTATCCACGAAGAGCTCAATGGCACGATCCGCAACCGCATCGTCTCCCAGATTTTCGCGAAGCATACCAACGTTGATCGTCGCGTAGCGGTACACCGTCGCAGACGCGAACTCGATCGTGCCGATCATTCCCGCACCCTCGTCGGCCTCATCGTTGCGCTTTTTCTCGTCGTCGACGGCCGTGTAGTAGTCGTACTCGTGCTCAACCGCGCCGACACCAATCGCGTGGGCAACCTGGCACGCGGCATCCACGTTCAGAGCATTCGGTTCGGCGACCATACGGCCGAACAGAGCAATATCGATAGAGTGATCCGTATTCACGAGGCTACGCGGCTTCAGCTCCTTGAACGCTGCCGCAGGATCATCCTCGTGAGCAACCGAAATCAACGCATCTGCGACGTGCTCGATCTGCTTGGCCGACAGGAACACGAGGAATCCGGCTTCCTCCAGCTCCTTGTCGCTCTTATTCTTGTTCGGCTTAGCAAGCTTGAAACCGATGGCCTTCAGCCCCATCTCGGCGAGGTCGACAGACTGCGAGTCGAGGTCCGGACGCTTATCGACGATTGAACGCGCAACTAGCTCGACAATCTTCTTCGTGCGCACACCGTAATTTCCATCGGCGATCTTTCCCTCGAAGTCCTCACGCGTCGCACGCTTGATGGCCTGCGAGGACATGCGCATACGCTGGACTCCGCCGAAGGTGGCGGTCTTCGGAGCACCCGTATCATCACGGTTCGGGTTCGAGGGAGGGAGGGTCTGCAGAACGTGGATATCAACGAAGACGGACATTGTTATTCCTTTCACAAATGAAGCTTGTTTGATTGCGGCGCCTCGACGTCACTCGTCAGAGGCAGAGTCGGTCTGGATAGTTTCAGCGGGACGAGCAAACTGACGCCCCCAGTTGCGCATGACGGACGTGCGATGACGCGGGTCCTGCCACGTGTAAAGATCGGCTGCCAGCTGCGCGTAATCACAGGGGATCTCGGCAGCCTCGAGCTGAGAGACGAGCGAACGCAGATGCACGAGAAGCCCCTCGAAGGTAGGGGCCTGAACAGCCGCGGAAAAACGCCGATAGATTGGGGTCTCCTCGGCCCGCTTATCGCCGCTTTGTCCCTCAGCCACGACTCGGATCGCGGAAGCGAAGCTGCGCGGACGATCCGACGTGTCGTGCATCGGCCTCGTATTCGATCCCTGGTGAAGCGCCCAGAGAGTAAGAGCACCATGGACAGCCTTCTCGCCTCTGGTCGGCTCGTCGCCCAGATAGCCGGGGCGGCCATCGAGCGTGAGGTCCCACAGCTCGGGCACCGTTCCAGCTTCTCGTGAAAGCGCTCCCCTCAGCTGCGCGCGAAGTGCGCGTGCCGACGGAGTCTCCTTCCAGAGTCGATTCACGATCAACCCACCGACGCGGCCATACACCGCGCTGCGCGTCGACAGACCTTTCACACCGCCATCCGGAGGGGTCTCCGGAGCAGCATCATTGCTGGTCATTTCGTTCCTTCCTGATTGGTTTTCTGTAACGGGAGATGCTTGTTGAGCGCCGCCCGGAAGTAGTTTTCGGCGATTCCAACGTTCATGTAACCTCTGCCGGTATCCCGGCCGATGATTGCCGACGACGACGCGCCCCTCACGAGCACCGCCTGAACGTCCGTAGCGTGCTGACGCAGCGTGCACTCCCACCGACGCCCGGCGTCCCGCGCGCTTTCGCGGCCATCAACCTGGGTCAGCCACGTCCTGAAATCGGTGTCGACTGCGCTGAAGAAGAGTTCCTTGGCACGGTCTCGGGCCCCGTCACCGGCACCCTCTCCGCTCTCGCCCGCCGCACGCGCGAGATTCGCCGCAAGATTCCCCACGTCTCTGGCAATCTCTTCGGTCAGGCGCACCTGTCGGTCGATTTCGGCTGACAGATCCTCGTGTTCAACTCGCATGACAGCGACCGACAGCGTCAGCTCATCCGAGTAGATATCTTCGAATGTCGCTTCCTGCGGCCCGTAGGTGACGCCAACAGCCTGAATCCGCATCACCTTGGGATAGGCGGTCTCGATCGAGGCGTTGTCGAGCTGGTAGTGGAAGGAAAGCGTCGCCGAGGGGAGGAACTCTTGTTTCGGCTGCTTGTCCACGCCCTGCACGGTCGTCACGGTGGGAAGGGTTCCGGGCAGATTGCGCCAGAGCGCGCGGCCCGCCTCGTATTTACGAGGCATGTAGACGTCCTGCTTGAACTTCTTGGACTGCGGTGTCGAGTAACGCCACAAACTCTGCGGCTCATAACGATGCATCTGCTGCGGCGCTAGTTTGTCTCCCTGAGCAAGGACGACTCCCGTGACACCCTCGCGGTTCCCCACGAGCCTGACGCGGCGCGAATGCCACGTGAGCAGGCGCGGAATGCTGATGTCTCGGGGGGTGCCTGACGGATCGAGCAGCGAGTAGTCTCCGCGCACCGCGCTCTCCGCTTCGGAGACCTCCCAGCTGCATGCTCCCCACTCGGTTGAGCTTTCAACGCCACGCAATTGTGCGGCATCGGTGGGAACCAAATTCAGGACCAGCGTCTCGTCCAGATCCTTGCCCTTGAGCCACACGAGTCCAAGGTGACCGCACCACGATGGGCCGATCGGATAGCCTTTCCCTCCCTTGACTTGAGAATCACCGACTGCACCTGAACGGATGCCCGACGGATCATACGCCTGCGCGTGAACCAGCCAGCGAGCAGCTTCCGACGGGGGAATACACGCGAGAGCACACCCATGTCGAGTGGTGAAAAACTGCTCGCCGTTGGGAACGTCCGCAATCAGTTTTTCAAGCCCGGACACCGCTTCCTTCGCGGTCCGCAAATCCGCAACCTGCATGAAGGGGAAACGACCGCCGAACAGGAAGAAGCGGTCTCTCCACCGTTCGAGATACTCGATCATCTGTTCCGTCGGAGCGCCTTCGTCCCACTGCCTGACCCAGTCGCGTGCATCGCGCGGTGGCGCCACACGATACGCGATGGCCAAAACGAGTCGCTGGATCGCGATGCTCTGCGTCGGTAGCTCACACGCGAGATCGGCAATCTCTGTCGTGCGCCGAAGAAGCTCCAGCAGCCCGACGTCGGCGATGGTCCCGTCGAGGAGCCGGACGGGTATCCACGGCTCGTCGAGCAGGTTGTACTCAGGGTTCTTCATTGACCCTGCACCTCCATTCCTTTTTCTGTGGAGTATGTGAATGTGTGTCCGCACAGGTCGCGCGTGAGGCGCTCCCCGCCGGGGGTTTTGTACATCGCGAGGATCAGTTCTCCCGCCAGGAACGGGTGCTCGCGACACGCCCATTCCGCCGTAATGGGATCATCCCAGATGGCACCTGCAACTGCGTCCACCGCCTGGTCGACGCTCTGCCCGCGAGCGCGCAACGCCCACGGCGGCAGGGAGATACTCCACGAGCAGATGTCGGCGATGCGCCCTCGAGCGTTGTATTCGCCGACCTCAAGTTCTTCATCGTCGGTGGCCCCTCCGGTGAGGGGTGGCGGCACCGGGACGTTGCCCAGCTCGGGATCAATCGCGACGACGAGGACGGGTATCTGGTCTTCGCCGTCTCGCACCGCGGCGCGAGCTGCGGCAACTCCCGGTCCCTTGGTCTCCTCCCCCGTGGCGGCGTTTCCTTGGAGCTTCTCTTCGAGCTCGGGTGCCTGCCATCGTGGAAGATTCGCGCCGTCGAGGC encodes:
- the casA gene encoding type I-E CRISPR-associated protein Cse1/CasA, translating into MKNPEYNLLDEPWIPVRLLDGTIADVGLLELLRRTTEIADLACELPTQSIAIQRLVLAIAYRVAPPRDARDWVRQWDEGAPTEQMIEYLERWRDRFFLFGGRFPFMQVADLRTAKEAVSGLEKLIADVPNGEQFFTTRHGCALACIPPSEAARWLVHAQAYDPSGIRSGAVGDSQVKGGKGYPIGPSWCGHLGLVWLKGKDLDETLVLNLVPTDAAQLRGVESSTEWGACSWEVSEAESAVRGDYSLLDPSGTPRDISIPRLLTWHSRRVRLVGNREGVTGVVLAQGDKLAPQQMHRYEPQSLWRYSTPQSKKFKQDVYMPRKYEAGRALWRNLPGTLPTVTTVQGVDKQPKQEFLPSATLSFHYQLDNASIETAYPKVMRIQAVGVTYGPQEATFEDIYSDELTLSVAVMRVEHEDLSAEIDRQVRLTEEIARDVGNLAANLARAAGESGEGAGDGARDRAKELFFSAVDTDFRTWLTQVDGRESARDAGRRWECTLRQHATDVQAVLVRGASSSAIIGRDTGRGYMNVGIAENYFRAALNKHLPLQKTNQEGTK
- the cas6e gene encoding type I-E CRISPR-associated protein Cas6/Cse3/CasE, with amino-acid sequence MYLTRIYLNPHRRGARQLMRSRQVLHAAVMNCFPPGALEGAGMPRVLWRLDRPPFARSGPSRQGSPSCALFISSPVPPDPSHIVEEAGYSTDGGVLVRDMGDFLDRLEAGQRWGFRLCVNPTFREASQVNARGRKRVLAHVTQDQQTQWVLDRSERLGFRVLTSAEYGGDLPVLEDRDGRRVDGANLLINGVERSIAEFKRQGARVTLAVATFEGVLEVTDPDALRHGLVHGIGRGKAYGCGLLTLARS
- the casB gene encoding type I-E CRISPR-associated protein Cse2/CasB, with protein sequence MTSNDAAPETPPDGGVKGLSTRSAVYGRVGGLIVNRLWKETPSARALRAQLRGALSREAGTVPELWDLTLDGRPGYLGDEPTRGEKAVHGALTLWALHQGSNTRPMHDTSDRPRSFASAIRVVAEGQSGDKRAEETPIYRRFSAAVQAPTFEGLLVHLRSLVSQLEAAEIPCDYAQLAADLYTWQDPRHRTSVMRNWGRQFARPAETIQTDSASDE
- the cas7e gene encoding type I-E CRISPR-associated protein Cas7/Cse4/CasC, yielding MSVFVDIHVLQTLPPSNPNRDDTGAPKTATFGGVQRMRMSSQAIKRATREDFEGKIADGNYGVRTKKIVELVARSIVDKRPDLDSQSVDLAEMGLKAIGFKLAKPNKNKSDKELEEAGFLVFLSAKQIEHVADALISVAHEDDPAAAFKELKPRSLVNTDHSIDIALFGRMVAEPNALNVDAACQVAHAIGVGAVEHEYDYYTAVDDEKKRNDEADEGAGMIGTIEFASATVYRYATINVGMLRENLGDDAVADRAIELFVDSFVRSMPTGKITTFANRTLPDAVLVQVRNDQPINMAGAFEDPIVAGQRGFAEPAVKRFVEFESKLRDLTGLEPVASLATWTTPRGEAFSALGAQVRLVDLGSATVDAVRGER
- the cas5e gene encoding type I-E CRISPR-associated protein Cas5/CasD, producing the protein MSSVLVLRLAGPMQSWGSSSRFTRRSTEAFPTKSALVGLLAAAQGRRRSDPIEDLAELRFAVRVDQPGQLLRDFHTAHRGDTSMPLSDRFYWADATFGAFVEGPDDVIEGLSQAILRPVFPLYLGRRSCPPTMPLRLAVRRGEAWEAVRETPWMASAYYQKKQRYEQYVSVRVVADQGIIPSDVGVSFEHTIQDVPISFDSERRTYTLRTVEEARVDLENPQYVEARPNAGPGLVHDPMEVL
- the cas1e gene encoding type I-E CRISPR-associated endonuclease Cas1e, with translation MRPIPGARPPDPKDLVRVRDRLTFLYVERCTINRDSNAITVADGHGIAHVPAAALSVLLLGPGVRITHSAVSVLSESGSTIVWVGENGVRYYAHGTPPSRSSRLLEAQARAVSDPSMRLTVARNMYLMRFAGEDVSKLSLQQLRGREGARVRRLYREHSQRTGVPWDRREYDPDNFEDGSVVNQALSAANYAIYGVVHAVIVALGCSPGLGFIHNGTYRSFVYDIADLYKADLTIPIAFDVAASPTDEAVGSAARKAVRDAVREFRLLERCVADIKNLLSVSGALDVEDDEDLIVDDLRLWDDHEGTVAAGVSYEEGDFS